The proteins below come from a single Isoptericola dokdonensis DS-3 genomic window:
- a CDS encoding MFS transporter, with product MSSPTAADRTRSRVLLVAILASFVSFLDGTVVNVALPAIADELGGPGEAGLTLQQWVVDGYLVTLGSFILLAGSLSDVHGRRRVLAIGLAGFAAASVLCAVAPTGAVLVVARLLQGVAGALLVPSSLALIISTFDGAAQGRAIGRWTAWTGTAMIVGPFVGGGLVDLLSWRWVFWINLPVIAVTFLLLRGVPESVAEVGRRLDVPGAVLAALGLAAAVLGLVEGYWVVLGVGLVLLVVFVVWERRARDPMLPLHLFAVRNFAWGNIATAAVYGALALGGFVVTLFLQQVAGYSATAAGVAQLPTTFAMLALSTRFGTLTGRYGARWFMTVGPVVAAAGYLLLLTTDAGAAYLTQVLPGMVVFGVGLAITVAPLTSAILGAVPPHDAGIASAVNNAVSRVAGLVAIALAGVIVGGVLDVDSFHRTLLVVAGLLVVGGLVSLVGIRDRTGGAAAAS from the coding sequence GTGAGCAGCCCCACGGCCGCCGACCGCACCCGGAGCCGGGTGCTGCTGGTCGCGATCCTCGCGTCGTTCGTGTCGTTCCTCGACGGGACGGTCGTCAACGTGGCGCTGCCCGCGATCGCCGACGAGCTGGGCGGCCCCGGGGAGGCCGGGCTGACGCTCCAGCAGTGGGTCGTCGACGGCTACCTCGTCACGCTCGGGTCGTTCATCCTGCTCGCCGGTTCCCTGTCCGACGTGCACGGCCGCCGCCGCGTCCTCGCGATCGGGCTCGCGGGGTTCGCGGCCGCGTCCGTGCTGTGCGCCGTCGCCCCGACCGGAGCGGTGCTGGTCGTGGCGCGGCTGCTCCAGGGTGTCGCCGGGGCGCTGCTCGTGCCCAGCTCGCTGGCGCTCATCATCTCGACGTTCGACGGCGCGGCGCAGGGCCGTGCCATCGGCCGGTGGACGGCGTGGACGGGCACGGCGATGATCGTCGGCCCGTTCGTCGGCGGCGGCCTGGTGGACCTGCTGTCGTGGCGGTGGGTGTTCTGGATCAACCTGCCGGTCATCGCGGTGACGTTCCTGCTGCTGCGGGGCGTGCCCGAGTCCGTGGCGGAGGTCGGCCGCCGCCTCGACGTCCCCGGGGCCGTGCTCGCCGCGCTCGGCCTCGCCGCGGCCGTCCTCGGCCTCGTCGAGGGGTACTGGGTGGTGCTCGGAGTCGGGCTCGTGCTGCTCGTCGTGTTCGTCGTCTGGGAGCGGCGCGCCCGCGACCCCATGCTGCCGCTGCACCTGTTCGCCGTGCGCAACTTCGCGTGGGGGAACATCGCCACCGCCGCCGTCTACGGCGCGCTCGCCCTCGGCGGCTTCGTCGTCACCCTGTTCCTCCAGCAGGTCGCCGGGTACTCCGCGACCGCGGCGGGCGTCGCCCAGCTCCCCACCACCTTCGCGATGCTCGCCCTGTCCACCCGCTTCGGCACCCTCACCGGGCGCTACGGCGCCCGCTGGTTCATGACCGTCGGGCCGGTCGTCGCGGCGGCCGGGTACCTGCTGCTGCTCACCACCGACGCCGGGGCGGCGTACCTCACCCAGGTGCTCCCCGGCATGGTCGTGTTCGGCGTCGGCCTCGCCATCACCGTCGCGCCGCTGACCTCCGCGATCCTCGGCGCCGTGCCGCCGCACGACGCCGGCATCGCGTCGGCCGTCAACAACGCCGTCTCCCGCGTCGCCGGGCTCGTCGCCATCGCACTGGCCGGCGTCATCGTCGGCGGCGTCCTCGACGTCGACTCCTTCCACCGGACCCTCCTGGTCGTCGCCGGGCTGCTCGTCGTCGGCGGCCTCGTCAGCCTCGTCGGCATCCGTGACCGCACCGGGGGTGCCGCGGCAGCCAGCTGA
- a CDS encoding GNAT family N-acetyltransferase, translating to MTLEIRRSVLADVPAARRLGDEAFGVPTRPAPVPDPDDWPRPHTRPWVAAVDGEVAAGLAVRSFTSWFHGARLPTAGFAGVTVAAERRGSGLLRPLMEAALAEARDLDETVSTLYPSSAGIYRGLGYEVVGAFEDVRIPMASLAAVAPAGDGVRTRRATAADLPAVRRVYEAWASAQNGPLTRAEAPFTMEPDEMVGPGADLTGVSLAVRGTGTEEVLGFASWSRGTGYDRTTTIAVDDLVALTPDAARALWRMLGSFASVVGQVEVCTSGGWSGTDVSRLVLPDHAATSSPRPYMLRLLDVPGALGACRVPPVRARVPFAVADPRTPDLAGAWTLEAAEGTVRVVPDDGASPGDRPTFTSGGLALTWSGAQSTANARLAGGLTGPGEHDTTWDALWGGRQVHVRDYF from the coding sequence ATGACCCTGGAGATCCGCCGCAGCGTCCTCGCCGACGTCCCCGCGGCCCGTCGCCTCGGCGACGAGGCGTTCGGCGTCCCGACCCGGCCTGCGCCGGTACCCGACCCGGACGACTGGCCGCGACCGCACACCCGCCCGTGGGTCGCGGCGGTGGACGGCGAGGTGGCCGCCGGGCTGGCGGTGCGGTCCTTCACCTCGTGGTTCCACGGCGCACGGCTGCCGACGGCAGGCTTCGCGGGCGTCACCGTGGCGGCCGAGCGCCGCGGGTCCGGCCTCCTGCGCCCCCTCATGGAGGCGGCGCTCGCCGAGGCGCGCGACCTGGACGAGACCGTCTCGACCCTCTACCCGTCGTCGGCGGGCATCTACCGGGGCCTCGGCTACGAGGTGGTGGGCGCGTTCGAGGACGTGCGGATCCCGATGGCGTCGCTCGCCGCGGTGGCCCCGGCCGGCGACGGCGTGCGGACCCGGCGTGCCACGGCGGCGGACCTCCCGGCGGTGCGGCGCGTGTACGAGGCGTGGGCGTCGGCGCAGAACGGCCCGCTCACGCGCGCCGAGGCACCCTTCACGATGGAGCCGGACGAGATGGTGGGTCCGGGGGCGGACCTCACCGGGGTCAGCCTGGCGGTGCGCGGCACCGGGACCGAGGAGGTGCTCGGCTTCGCGAGCTGGTCGCGCGGGACCGGGTACGACCGCACCACCACCATCGCGGTGGACGACCTCGTCGCGTTGACGCCCGACGCGGCGAGGGCGCTGTGGCGGATGCTGGGCTCGTTCGCGTCGGTGGTGGGCCAGGTGGAGGTGTGCACGTCCGGGGGCTGGTCCGGGACGGACGTCTCCCGGCTGGTCCTGCCGGACCATGCCGCGACGTCGTCGCCGCGCCCGTACATGCTGCGCCTGCTCGACGTGCCGGGTGCGCTGGGCGCGTGCCGGGTACCACCGGTGCGGGCGCGGGTCCCGTTCGCCGTCGCCGACCCGCGGACCCCGGACCTGGCGGGTGCGTGGACGCTCGAGGCTGCGGAGGGCACGGTGCGGGTCGTCCCGGACGACGGTGCGAGCCCGGGCGACCGTCCGACGTTCACCTCCGGGGGGCTCGCCCTGACCTGGTCCGGCGCGCAGTCGACGGCGAACGCTCGCCTCGCGGGCGGTCTGACGGGACCTGGGGAGCACGACACGACGTGGGACGCGCTGTGGGGCGGCCGCCAGGTGCACGTGCGCGACTATTTCTGA
- a CDS encoding ArsR/SmtB family transcription factor: protein MTALAPLPLADRVTVGGCCAPADAPAVEPAVAQDLARSFKALGDPARVQLLATVAASPDAEACVCDLTAPVGLSQPTVSHHLKILVEAGLLHREQRGRWAYYSLVPQAVSGLGAALAAVTRVEA, encoded by the coding sequence ATGACCGCGCTCGCACCCCTGCCCCTGGCCGACCGCGTCACGGTCGGCGGCTGCTGCGCGCCCGCCGACGCCCCCGCCGTCGAGCCCGCGGTCGCCCAGGACCTCGCCCGGTCCTTCAAGGCGCTCGGCGACCCCGCCCGCGTCCAGCTCCTCGCCACCGTCGCCGCCAGCCCCGACGCCGAGGCCTGCGTCTGCGACCTCACCGCCCCCGTCGGGCTGTCGCAGCCGACCGTGAGCCACCACCTCAAGATCCTCGTCGAGGCCGGCCTCCTGCACCGGGAGCAGCGCGGGCGCTGGGCCTACTACTCGCTCGTGCCGCAGGCCGTCAGCGGCCTGGGCGCGGCGCTCGCCGCCGTCACCCGCGTCGAGGCCTGA
- a CDS encoding FAD-dependent oxidoreductase, giving the protein MSEVARNDLPVVVVGAGPVGLAAAAHLLERGLEPLVLEAGDRAGAAIDSWGHVRLFSPWRYDVDAAARRLLAPTGWAEPDPDVLPTGRELVDAYLAPLAATPQLAARLRTGTRVLAVARDGADKTRSLGRERRGYRVRTVDAGGRVTDVLARAVIDASGTFSTSNPLGVSGLPAAGEADATGFVTGPLPDVLGADRERFAGRHTLVVGMGHSAANTLLSLVELAETTPGTTITWAIRGGSARRLFGGGTDDELLARGLLGTRLRDAVDAGRLQLLTRVSIERLVPGDGSVQVLGTTKDAPLALDVHAIVNATGFRPDLGMLREVRLDLDPVVEAPSALAPLIDPNQHSCGTVPPHGEQVLAHPDDGFYLVGMKSYGRAPTFLLATGYEQVRSVAAALAGDRAAADAVELDLPATGVCSSDLALEADGDAAGSCCGTASSEPQLVTLGVGAPSGVGFASGVPHGRSGDGEDA; this is encoded by the coding sequence ATGAGCGAGGTCGCTCGGAACGATCTGCCGGTGGTCGTCGTCGGCGCGGGGCCCGTGGGGCTGGCCGCGGCGGCGCACCTGCTGGAGCGCGGGCTGGAACCGCTGGTGCTGGAGGCCGGCGACCGGGCCGGCGCGGCGATCGACTCGTGGGGTCACGTCCGCCTGTTCTCGCCGTGGCGGTACGACGTCGACGCTGCGGCACGACGCCTGCTCGCCCCGACCGGCTGGGCCGAGCCCGACCCCGACGTCCTGCCGACCGGCCGCGAGCTCGTCGACGCGTACCTCGCGCCGCTGGCCGCGACCCCGCAGCTCGCCGCCCGCCTGCGCACCGGCACCCGCGTGCTGGCGGTGGCCCGCGACGGCGCCGACAAGACCCGCTCGCTCGGCCGCGAGCGCCGCGGCTACCGCGTACGGACCGTCGACGCGGGTGGTCGCGTGACCGACGTGCTCGCCCGCGCCGTCATCGACGCGTCCGGCACGTTCTCGACGTCGAACCCGCTCGGCGTCAGCGGCCTGCCCGCGGCCGGCGAGGCCGACGCCACCGGGTTCGTCACCGGCCCGCTGCCCGACGTCCTCGGCGCCGATCGCGAGCGCTTCGCGGGCCGGCACACGCTCGTGGTGGGCATGGGCCACTCCGCGGCGAACACCCTGCTCAGCCTCGTGGAGCTCGCGGAGACCACGCCCGGCACGACGATCACGTGGGCGATCCGCGGCGGGTCGGCGCGCCGGCTGTTCGGCGGCGGCACCGACGACGAGCTCCTGGCGCGCGGGCTGCTCGGCACGCGCCTGCGGGACGCCGTGGACGCCGGTCGGCTCCAGCTCCTGACCCGGGTGTCGATCGAACGCCTCGTCCCGGGCGACGGCTCCGTGCAGGTGCTCGGCACCACCAAGGACGCGCCGCTGGCCCTGGACGTGCACGCGATCGTCAACGCCACCGGGTTCCGGCCCGACCTGGGCATGCTGCGCGAGGTGCGTCTCGACCTCGACCCCGTCGTCGAGGCACCGAGCGCGCTGGCGCCGCTCATCGACCCGAACCAGCACTCGTGCGGCACCGTGCCGCCGCACGGCGAGCAGGTCCTCGCCCACCCGGACGACGGCTTCTACCTCGTCGGCATGAAGTCGTACGGCCGCGCGCCGACGTTCCTGCTGGCCACCGGGTACGAGCAGGTGCGGTCCGTCGCGGCGGCGCTGGCGGGCGACCGGGCGGCGGCCGACGCCGTCGAGCTGGACCTGCCTGCGACCGGCGTCTGCTCCAGCGACCTCGCGCTGGAGGCCGACGGCGACGCCGCCGGGTCCTGCTGCGGGACCGCGTCGAGCGAGCCGCAGCTCGTCACGCTCGGCGTCGGCGCACCGTCCGGCGTCGGCTTCGCCTCGGGCGTCCCGCACGGCCGCTCGGGCGACGGCGAGGACGCCTGA
- a CDS encoding arsenate reductase ArsC, translating to MTDTTTKPSALFVCVHNAGRSQMAAGFLRELSGGAVEVRSAGSAPKDTINPVAVEAMAERGIDITAEQPKVLTTEAVQASDVVITMGCGDACPIFPGKRYEDWQLDDPAGQGIDAVRPIRDEIERRIRELLASLDVEPVALPAV from the coding sequence ATGACCGACACGACCACCAAGCCGTCCGCCCTGTTCGTCTGCGTCCACAACGCCGGACGCTCCCAGATGGCCGCCGGGTTCCTGCGCGAGCTGTCCGGCGGCGCCGTCGAGGTCCGCTCGGCCGGCTCCGCCCCGAAGGACACGATCAACCCCGTCGCCGTCGAGGCCATGGCCGAGCGCGGCATCGACATCACCGCCGAGCAGCCGAAGGTCCTCACCACGGAGGCGGTGCAGGCCTCCGACGTCGTCATCACGATGGGCTGCGGCGACGCGTGCCCGATCTTCCCCGGCAAGCGCTACGAGGACTGGCAGCTCGACGACCCCGCCGGTCAGGGCATCGACGCCGTCCGCCCCATCCGGGACGAGATCGAGCGTCGCATCCGCGAGCTGCTCGCCTCCCTCGACGTCGAGCCCGTCGCGCTGCCCGCCGTCTGA
- a CDS encoding metalloregulator ArsR/SmtB family transcription factor, whose product MTTETNRGALPLTVQDPGCGPRVESHAIGTDAAATVATTLKALADPLRLRMLSFIATARDGEACVCDLADLTDVSQPTVSHHLKVLRDVGVLTSERRGTWVWYSITPGYQAATSTLLESFAPAAVHALGEHPHLTVLEDADAALEHLAAELTATHPGVGADVVLRTVRESYTALARSAKVSAHLLALTDRFARQRLADLARLPQDARPQVLFVCVANAGRSQLAAALVRHYAGDRVVVRSAGSTPAADVHPAVRPELAALGTTDPFPKPLTDDAVRAADVVVTMGCGDVCPVLPGTRYEDWLVGDPALASPAGVAAIRDELDTRVRALLADLLPDLDLTTR is encoded by the coding sequence ATGACCACCGAGACGAACCGGGGCGCGCTGCCGCTGACCGTGCAGGACCCGGGCTGCGGTCCACGGGTCGAGTCGCACGCCATCGGCACCGACGCCGCCGCCACCGTCGCGACCACGCTCAAGGCGCTGGCCGACCCGCTGCGGCTGCGGATGCTGTCCTTCATCGCCACCGCGCGGGACGGCGAGGCGTGCGTCTGCGACCTGGCGGACCTGACCGACGTCTCCCAGCCCACGGTGAGCCACCACCTCAAGGTGCTGCGCGACGTCGGCGTGCTGACCTCCGAGCGTCGCGGCACGTGGGTCTGGTACAGCATCACCCCGGGGTATCAGGCGGCGACCAGCACCCTGCTGGAGTCGTTCGCCCCCGCGGCGGTCCACGCCCTGGGCGAGCACCCGCACCTCACGGTGCTCGAGGACGCCGACGCCGCCCTGGAGCACCTCGCCGCCGAGCTGACGGCCACCCACCCCGGCGTGGGGGCCGACGTCGTGCTGCGCACCGTGCGCGAGTCGTACACCGCGCTCGCCCGGTCGGCGAAGGTGTCGGCGCACCTGCTCGCCCTGACCGACCGGTTCGCGCGCCAGCGCCTCGCCGACCTCGCCCGGCTCCCGCAGGACGCGCGCCCGCAGGTGCTGTTCGTGTGCGTCGCCAACGCGGGGCGGTCCCAGCTCGCCGCCGCGCTCGTGCGCCACTACGCCGGCGACCGCGTCGTCGTCCGCTCCGCCGGGTCCACGCCCGCCGCGGACGTCCACCCGGCCGTGCGGCCCGAGCTCGCCGCGCTCGGCACGACAGACCCGTTCCCCAAGCCGCTCACCGACGACGCCGTCCGCGCCGCGGACGTCGTGGTCACGATGGGCTGCGGCGACGTCTGCCCCGTCCTGCCCGGCACCCGCTACGAGGACTGGCTGGTGGGCGACCCCGCCCTGGCGTCCCCCGCCGGGGTGGCCGCCATCCGCGACGAGCTCGACACCCGGGTGCGGGCCCTGCTCGCCGACCTGCTGCCCGACCTCGACCTGACCACCCGCTGA
- the arsB gene encoding ACR3 family arsenite efflux transporter, with translation MTAAPAAPRLSTLDRWLPAWIGLAMVVGLLLGRFVPALSDVLVALEVGGISVPIALGLLVMMYPVLAKVRYDKVAAVTGDKRLLVSSLVLNWVVGPALMFALAWIFLPDLPEYRTGLIIVGLARCIAMVVIWNDLACGDREAAAVLVAVNSVFQVVAFSLLGYFYLTVLPGWLGLDTQGLDVSVGQIALNVLVFLGIPLAAGFASRLVGERVKGRDWYEERFVPRIGPWALYGLLFTIVLLFALQGEQVTSHPLDVVRIAVPLLVYFAAMWGLGMVLGRALRLGYARSTTLAFTAAGNNFELAIAVAIGTFGAASGEALAGVVGPLIEVPVLVGLVYVSLGVARRWFGVDPYAARPDGVGRELDEVRS, from the coding sequence ATGACCGCCGCACCGGCCGCGCCGCGGCTCTCGACGCTCGACCGCTGGCTGCCGGCGTGGATCGGGCTGGCGATGGTGGTCGGACTGCTGCTGGGCCGGTTCGTGCCCGCGCTGTCGGACGTCCTGGTGGCGCTCGAGGTCGGCGGGATCTCGGTGCCGATCGCGCTCGGCCTGCTGGTGATGATGTACCCGGTGCTGGCCAAGGTGCGCTACGACAAGGTCGCCGCCGTCACGGGGGACAAGCGGCTGCTGGTCAGTTCGCTGGTGCTCAACTGGGTGGTCGGCCCCGCGCTGATGTTCGCCCTCGCGTGGATCTTCCTGCCCGACCTGCCGGAGTACCGCACCGGTCTGATCATCGTGGGGCTGGCGCGCTGCATCGCGATGGTCGTCATCTGGAACGACCTCGCGTGCGGTGACCGGGAGGCAGCGGCCGTGCTCGTGGCGGTCAACTCCGTCTTCCAGGTGGTCGCGTTCTCTTTGCTCGGCTACTTCTACCTCACCGTGCTGCCCGGCTGGCTGGGCCTCGACACGCAGGGTCTGGACGTCTCCGTCGGTCAGATCGCGCTCAACGTGCTCGTGTTCCTCGGGATCCCGCTCGCCGCCGGGTTCGCCTCCCGCCTCGTCGGCGAACGGGTCAAGGGCCGTGACTGGTACGAGGAGCGGTTCGTGCCCCGCATCGGGCCGTGGGCGCTGTACGGGCTGCTGTTCACCATCGTGCTGCTGTTCGCCCTCCAGGGTGAGCAGGTCACGTCCCACCCGCTCGACGTCGTCCGCATCGCCGTGCCGCTGCTCGTGTACTTCGCGGCGATGTGGGGGCTCGGGATGGTGCTCGGCCGCGCGCTGCGGCTCGGGTACGCCCGCTCGACGACGCTCGCGTTCACCGCGGCGGGCAACAACTTCGAGCTCGCCATCGCGGTCGCGATCGGCACCTTCGGCGCCGCCTCCGGCGAGGCGCTGGCCGGTGTCGTCGGGCCGCTCATCGAGGTCCCCGTGCTGGTGGGCCTGGTCTACGTGTCGCTGGGGGTCGCCCGCCGCTGGTTCGGCGTCGACCCGTACGCCGCCCGCCCGGACGGCGTGGGACGAGAGCTGGACGAGGTGAGGTCATGA
- the trxB gene encoding thioredoxin-disulfide reductase encodes MSIQNLHDLVIVGSGPAGYTAAIYAARAGLAPVVVAGSVTAGGALMNTTEVENFPGFPTGVQGPDLMEQLREQAEKFGAKVLWDDAETLDLTGQVKTVTTGGGETFRARAVILATGSAYRELGLPDEKRLSGRGVSWCATCDGFFFRDQHVVVVGGGDSAMEEATFLTRFASKVTVVHRRDALRASKIMADRATADPKIDFAWNSAVVAIHGQDKVTGVRLHDTVTGLETDLDATGLFVAIGHDPRSELLAGQIDLDDEGYVLVEGRTTRTNQPGVFACGDLVDHTYRQAITAAGSGCAAALDAQAYLADLAGQDQPDPENLPDALDTDLGEAR; translated from the coding sequence ATGTCGATACAGAACCTCCACGACCTCGTCATCGTGGGTTCCGGCCCTGCCGGGTACACCGCGGCGATCTACGCGGCCCGTGCCGGGCTCGCCCCGGTCGTGGTCGCGGGTTCGGTGACCGCCGGTGGCGCCCTGATGAACACCACCGAGGTGGAGAACTTCCCCGGGTTCCCCACCGGGGTGCAGGGCCCCGACCTCATGGAACAGCTGCGTGAGCAGGCCGAGAAGTTCGGCGCGAAGGTCCTGTGGGACGACGCCGAGACCCTGGACCTGACCGGCCAGGTCAAGACGGTCACCACCGGCGGCGGGGAGACGTTCCGTGCCCGCGCCGTCATCCTGGCCACCGGGTCCGCCTACCGTGAGCTCGGCCTGCCCGACGAGAAGCGCCTGTCCGGGCGCGGGGTGTCCTGGTGCGCGACCTGCGACGGGTTCTTCTTCCGCGACCAGCACGTCGTGGTCGTCGGCGGCGGCGACTCCGCCATGGAGGAAGCGACCTTCCTGACCCGGTTCGCCTCGAAGGTCACCGTGGTGCACCGCCGCGACGCGCTGCGCGCCTCCAAGATCATGGCCGACCGCGCCACCGCCGACCCCAAGATCGACTTCGCGTGGAACAGCGCCGTGGTGGCCATCCACGGCCAGGACAAGGTCACCGGCGTGCGCCTGCACGACACCGTCACCGGCCTCGAGACCGACCTGGACGCCACCGGCCTGTTCGTCGCCATCGGCCACGACCCCCGCAGCGAGCTCCTGGCCGGGCAGATCGACCTCGACGACGAGGGCTACGTCCTGGTCGAAGGCCGCACCACCCGCACCAACCAGCCCGGGGTGTTCGCCTGCGGCGACCTCGTCGACCACACCTACCGCCAGGCCATCACCGCCGCCGGGTCCGGCTGCGCCGCCGCCCTCGACGCCCAGGCCTACCTCGCCGACCTCGCCGGCCAGGACCAGCCCGACCCCGAGAACCTTCCCGACGCGCTCGACACCGACCTGGGAGAGGCCCGATGA
- a CDS encoding MarR family winged helix-turn-helix transcriptional regulator gives MPHDRISALPTWLLSRANLRAQRLLHGALAAAGSRGYHYRILAALEHDHLSQAELGRRVAVDRSDVVATLATLESDGLVHRSPDPADRRRNVVRLTPAGRTELDRLDAVVRSVQDEVLAPLGPEDRRRLASLLARLGDRMDR, from the coding sequence ATGCCCCACGACAGGATCTCCGCCTTGCCCACCTGGCTCCTGTCCCGCGCCAACCTGCGCGCGCAGCGCCTCCTGCACGGCGCCCTCGCCGCCGCCGGCAGCCGCGGGTACCACTACCGGATCCTCGCCGCGCTCGAGCACGACCACCTCAGCCAGGCCGAGCTCGGCCGCCGCGTCGCCGTCGACCGCAGCGACGTCGTCGCCACCCTCGCCACGCTCGAGAGCGACGGGCTCGTGCACCGCTCCCCCGACCCCGCCGACCGCCGCCGCAACGTCGTCCGCCTCACCCCCGCCGGACGCACGGAGCTCGACCGGCTCGACGCCGTCGTCCGCAGCGTCCAGGACGAGGTGCTCGCACCCCTGGGCCCCGAGGACCGCCGACGGCTCGCCTCGCTCCTCGCCCGACTCGGCGACAGGATGGACCGATGA
- a CDS encoding aldo/keto reductase: MSTTAIPSLPLNNGTSIPQLGFGTFKIPPQDTRDLVLTALETGYRHIDTAQMYRNEAGVGEAIAAAGLERDELYITTKLNNAFHARDDALAAFDRSLETLGLEHVDLFLIHWPLPAVGKFVEAWGALEEIYASGRARAIGVSNFQPHHLRHLFADTTVVPAVNQVEVHPWLGNEEVRAFDAEHGIVTEAWSPLGRGAVLEDPTVVRIATDHGKTPAQVVLRWHLQRGDVVFPKSVTPSRIAENFDLFDVELSQADMADITALDRGERIGSHPDEMNNTGR; this comes from the coding sequence ATGAGCACCACAGCGATCCCGTCCCTGCCCCTCAACAACGGCACGTCGATCCCGCAGCTCGGGTTCGGCACGTTCAAGATCCCGCCGCAGGACACGCGCGACCTGGTCCTCACCGCGCTGGAGACCGGCTACCGGCACATCGACACCGCGCAGATGTACCGCAACGAGGCCGGCGTCGGCGAGGCCATCGCGGCGGCCGGCCTGGAGCGTGACGAGCTGTACATCACCACCAAGCTCAACAACGCGTTCCACGCCCGCGACGACGCGCTCGCCGCGTTCGACCGGTCCCTGGAGACCCTCGGTCTGGAGCACGTGGACCTGTTCCTCATCCACTGGCCGCTGCCCGCCGTCGGGAAGTTCGTCGAGGCGTGGGGAGCCCTGGAGGAGATCTACGCGTCCGGCCGCGCCCGCGCCATCGGCGTCTCCAACTTCCAGCCGCACCACCTGCGTCACCTGTTCGCCGACACCACCGTCGTGCCGGCCGTCAACCAGGTCGAGGTGCACCCGTGGCTCGGCAACGAGGAGGTCCGCGCGTTCGACGCCGAGCACGGCATCGTCACCGAGGCCTGGTCGCCGCTCGGCCGCGGCGCCGTCCTGGAGGACCCGACCGTGGTCCGCATCGCCACCGACCACGGCAAGACCCCCGCCCAGGTGGTCCTGCGCTGGCACCTCCAGCGCGGCGACGTCGTCTTCCCCAAGTCGGTGACGCCGTCCCGCATCGCGGAGAACTTCGACCTGTTTGACGTCGAGCTCTCGCAGGCCGACATGGCCGACATCACCGCCCTCGACCGCGGTGAGCGCATCGGCTCGCACCCGGACGAGATGAACAACACCGGCCGCTGA
- a CDS encoding ABC transporter permease, producing MSTAGGAPMTTDTTTATPGTVHEEARIVTRTGPGKFVADTRAVFHREILLTLRDPFTLVFSLLQPLVFLGLFAPLLTGTFGGTGMSTADTLQWFVPGVIVMISLFGTSMTGSNLLYELMTGSYERVLATPLSRSAILVGRALKEFAPLVVQGLLIAVLCLPFGFTFNPLYALAGLVLLGVFGVGIGALSYALGLAAKNREWLFWGVQQALLFPLLILSGMMLPLEAGPGWMQVAAKFNPLTYIVDAERALFAGDIGDPVVLWGVLAAAITCAVGLVVGIRATRRLT from the coding sequence ATGAGCACCGCAGGAGGGGCCCCGATGACCACCGACACCACCACCGCCACGCCCGGGACGGTCCACGAGGAGGCGCGGATCGTCACGCGCACCGGACCCGGCAAGTTCGTCGCCGACACCCGAGCCGTGTTCCACCGCGAGATCCTGCTGACGCTGCGCGACCCGTTCACGCTCGTCTTCTCCCTGCTCCAGCCGCTGGTGTTCCTCGGGTTGTTCGCGCCGCTGCTCACCGGCACGTTCGGCGGCACCGGCATGTCCACCGCCGACACCCTCCAGTGGTTCGTGCCCGGCGTCATCGTCATGATCTCGCTGTTCGGCACCTCCATGACCGGGTCCAACCTGCTCTACGAGCTCATGACCGGCTCCTACGAGCGGGTGCTCGCCACCCCGCTGTCGCGCTCCGCGATCCTCGTGGGCCGGGCGCTCAAGGAGTTCGCGCCGCTGGTCGTGCAGGGCCTGCTCATCGCCGTGCTGTGCCTGCCGTTCGGCTTCACCTTCAACCCCCTGTACGCGCTCGCCGGGCTCGTGCTGCTCGGCGTGTTCGGTGTCGGGATCGGCGCGCTGTCCTACGCCCTCGGCCTGGCCGCCAAGAACCGCGAATGGCTGTTCTGGGGCGTGCAGCAGGCGCTGCTGTTCCCGCTGCTCATCCTCTCCGGGATGATGCTGCCCCTGGAGGCCGGCCCGGGCTGGATGCAGGTCGCGGCGAAGTTCAACCCGCTCACCTACATCGTCGACGCCGAACGGGCGCTCTTCGCCGGAGACATCGGGGACCCCGTCGTCCTGTGGGGAGTGCTGGCGGCCGCGATCACCTGCGCCGTGGGGCTGGTCGTGGGCATCCGGGCGACGCGCCGCCTCACCTGA